A stretch of the Aegilops tauschii subsp. strangulata cultivar AL8/78 chromosome 4, Aet v6.0, whole genome shotgun sequence genome encodes the following:
- the LOC109773007 gene encoding thioredoxin-like protein AAED1, chloroplastic, which yields MATAVSLCLPRALLHTSAPRPSFDSRVSVSSAGSTLPDARRLCRRSSAVSAAAGASPPEAGTAAWDALGGVSVFAAGTGDAVPLSDLWDPSEGVVVVALLRHFGCFCCWELASDLKNSMPKFESAGAKLIAIGVGTSDKARILADGLPFPVDSLYADPERKAYDVLGLYHGLGRTLFSPASAKIYSRLDSIKEATKNYTLKGTPADLTGVMQQGGMFVFKGKELLYAWRDEGTGDHAPLDDVLGICRQVPVA from the exons ATGGCGACGGCCGTCTCACTCTGCCTCCCTCGCGCCCTCCTCCACACCTCCGCTCCTCGTCCATCGTTCGACAGCCGCGTGTCCGTCTCAAGCGCCGGCTCCACACTCCCGGACGCGCGCCGTCTTTGTCGCCGTTCATCGGCCGTCTCTGCCGCGGCAGGGGCTTCTCCGCCTGAAGCCGGCACCGCCGCGTGGGACGCCCTCGGCGGCGTCTCCGTCTTCGCCGCTGGCACCGGCGACGCCGTGCCGCTCAGCGACCTTTGGGACCCGTCCGAG GGGGTGGTCGTGGTCGCGCTGCTGAGGCATTTCGGATGCTTCTGCTG CTGGGAGCTGGCCTCTGATCTGAAAAACTCCATGCCGAAATTCGAGTCTGCGGGCGCTAAACTGATCGCCATCGGCGTCGGGACCTCTGACAAGGCACGCATTCTCGCCGACGGG CTGCCATTTCCTGTGGATAGCTTGTACGCCGACCCCGAGCGCAAG GCTTACGACGTCTTGGGCCTGTACCACGGATTAGGCCGGACCCTCTTCAGTCCAGCTAGT GCTAAAATATACTCGAGGCTCGACTCCATCAAGGAGGCGACCAAGAACTACACGCTGAAAGGCACACCGGCAGACCTGACGGGCGTCATGCAGCAG GGTGGGATGTTTGTGTTCAAAGGAAAAGAACTGCTGTACGCGTGGAGAGATGAAGGCACCGGCGATCACGCACCCTTGGATGATGTCCTCGGCATCTGTCGCCAAGTTCCGGTTGCTTGA